The proteins below are encoded in one region of Methylophilales bacterium:
- a CDS encoding FMN-binding protein — translation MIILLASSLHARGVYQTDKDFLDEVFDNAPPKSKKIMLVGKIRKSVEKILEHPYGSLRIRYWKKDETTAWILEEIGKVEPITFGVEIKDNEIQDIRVLEFREIRGWEVRYPAFRKQFEGARLVGMKLDREVDGISGATLSVWAMTSIAELSLFLDGYVKNK, via the coding sequence ATGATAATTTTGTTAGCATCATCTTTGCATGCGCGAGGCGTATACCAAACTGATAAAGATTTTCTGGATGAGGTTTTTGATAATGCTCCGCCCAAAAGCAAGAAGATTATGTTGGTGGGTAAAATAAGAAAATCAGTTGAGAAAATTCTAGAACACCCCTATGGCTCGTTGCGTATTAGATATTGGAAAAAAGATGAAACAACAGCTTGGATATTAGAGGAAATTGGAAAAGTAGAACCCATCACTTTTGGTGTTGAAATCAAAGATAATGAAATTCAAGACATTAGAGTGTTAGAATTTAGGGAGATTAGAGGTTGGGAAGTTAGATATCCTGCCTTTAGAAAGCAGTTCGAAGGAGCGAGGCTAGTTGGAATGAAGCTAGATCGAGAGGTAGATGGCATATCAGGAGCTACGCTGTCGGTATGGGCAATGACGTCCATTGCTGAACTTTCCCTCTTCCTTGATGGGTATGTGAAAAATAAATGA
- a CDS encoding PepSY domain-containing protein, producing MKKIRITLKAINQVHKFTGIAVCVFLIHLSITGIFLNHTEELGLDEKYTASPLILGLYNISIPDKEESFSVDNHFISRFGNQVFLDNQPVFKSENPIIGVVIFNQMLVLAFKNELVLLTEEGELIEKLTTATGVPENIQKFGGSDSILFLKASNQSWESDDEGQEWRGTDSNFNEWSNEVVMPNEKIQQVESYFLGKGVSLEQFFLDLHNGNIIKGFGKWLLDIIAIFLLLISISGIWIWLRKKRY from the coding sequence ATGAAAAAAATAAGAATTACCCTTAAAGCAATTAATCAGGTACATAAGTTTACTGGCATTGCGGTTTGTGTTTTCTTAATTCACCTATCAATCACAGGTATATTTCTAAACCACACAGAGGAGTTAGGGCTAGACGAAAAATATACTGCTTCACCACTGATTTTAGGTTTATACAATATCTCTATTCCAGATAAGGAAGAATCATTTTCAGTAGATAATCATTTCATATCAAGGTTTGGCAATCAGGTATTTTTAGATAATCAACCTGTTTTTAAGAGCGAGAATCCAATCATTGGCGTAGTAATCTTCAATCAAATGTTAGTTTTAGCCTTCAAAAATGAACTTGTTTTATTAACTGAAGAGGGTGAGTTGATTGAAAAGCTGACAACTGCAACTGGCGTCCCTGAAAATATTCAAAAGTTCGGGGGATCTGACAGTATATTATTCCTTAAAGCCAGCAATCAATCATGGGAATCAGATGATGAAGGTCAAGAGTGGAGAGGGACAGACTCAAATTTTAATGAATGGAGTAACGAGGTTGTGATGCCTAATGAAAAGATACAACAGGTAGAATCTTATTTTTTAGGCAAGGGCGTCTCATTAGAACAATTTTTTCTTGACCTCCATAATGGAAATATTATTAAAGGTTTCGGAAAGTGGTTATTAGATATTATCGCTATCTTTTTATTGCTAATATCAATCTCTGGTATTTGGATTTGGTTGAGAAAAAAACGCTACTAA
- the ylqF gene encoding ribosome biogenesis GTPase YlqF — translation MSIQWFPGHMTAAKNNAEKAMEINDVIIEVLDARIPGSSVNPVIKNIRAGRQRPHLKILNKSDLADPNATEHWLEYFNAQPKTQAIPISAKNKGDVKKILPLCQKLAPHRDSSIKPLRIMIMGVPNVGKSTIINALHHKKIAKVGDIPAVTKSQQRIEINKQTILTDTPGMMWPKIGYDLDGFFLAASNNIGSNAYDEIETALELADVIKLRYPESITKKYKLEAPFPEDEFFLDDIARQRGFVLKKGKPNLEKAAISFINDYRQGLLGRISLETPTSREKMIEANT, via the coding sequence ATGAGTATTCAGTGGTTTCCAGGTCATATGACCGCAGCAAAAAATAATGCAGAAAAGGCGATGGAAATTAATGATGTCATCATTGAGGTACTTGATGCCAGAATCCCTGGCAGCTCGGTTAATCCGGTTATTAAGAATATACGTGCAGGAAGGCAAAGACCTCACCTTAAAATCTTGAATAAATCCGACTTAGCTGATCCTAATGCGACTGAGCATTGGCTTGAATATTTTAATGCGCAACCAAAAACGCAAGCAATACCCATATCTGCAAAGAATAAAGGCGATGTAAAAAAAATATTACCCCTATGTCAAAAATTAGCGCCGCACCGTGATTCTTCGATTAAACCATTAAGGATCATGATCATGGGTGTGCCTAACGTGGGTAAATCAACCATCATCAATGCACTGCATCACAAAAAAATTGCCAAGGTAGGTGATATTCCGGCAGTGACAAAAAGCCAACAAAGAATAGAAATTAATAAGCAAACTATCCTCACAGATACGCCTGGCATGATGTGGCCAAAAATTGGTTATGACCTTGATGGATTTTTTTTAGCTGCCTCAAATAATATTGGGTCAAACGCTTATGATGAAATTGAAACAGCTTTGGAATTAGCTGACGTGATTAAGTTGAGGTATCCAGAATCTATAACCAAAAAATATAAGCTTGAAGCCCCCTTCCCCGAGGATGAATTTTTTTTAGATGATATTGCAAGACAAAGAGGGTTTGTACTTAAAAAAGGGAAGCCAAACCTTGAAAAAGCTGCGATTAGTTTTATTAACGATTATAGGCAAGGGCTTTTGGGGAGAATTAGCTTGGAAACTCCTACTTCAAGAGAAAAAATGATTGAAGCAAATACCTAA